The following nucleotide sequence is from Anopheles stephensi strain Indian chromosome 3, UCI_ANSTEP_V1.0, whole genome shotgun sequence.
GGGGCTTGCCGTCAGCCGCCATACCTCGCCGTACGGATGGGCAAAGATGCGCGACTGCAGGGCGGAACTGTCCTCGTTGAGATCGACGACGTGCAGCTGGTTGTTCGGTTTGAGGCTTTGCGTAGCAACGAAAAACCGCACATCGTTGCTTTCGGCCTGCTGCGATGCAAGCGCTCTTGCCTGCGTTACAAATAGTGTGCGAGAGGTCAGTATGGAACAGTGGGAAGCGATCCGGTTGCTCACCTGAAACTCAAGCCCATACACCAGCGAACTGTTTTCCTCCATTGGCGACGATCCGATTGTTTTCGTCCGGCTTGCACCGGTTTGACAGCTGTTCCCTCATTGTTTACGTTTGTTTATTGATGACGTATCAGGAAAAAgggtaaatttaaatgaaaataaaacggcTAGCAAGGGCGTTCAAAACTACTTCGGCTGGAACAACGAGATAAATCTCGTCCGAGGAAAATTTCTCTACTCGTTGGATTGTCTAAAAGCCAACCTAAAGGAGAGTAGATTTTTGTCTAAAATGCTGCCCGAATAGCAGAATATCACGGGGTATTTTCAGATCCCCGCAGTTGCcacagtggtgggtcaagatatttggaggccccgagcggaatgggaGTTGAGGCCCCTCAAATTGTGATATTACAGGAAAATCGATGACTTATTATCGATCCAATAATGCAGATGTAATGTAGGAATCAGGGAAGAGGATCACAGAGGTAATGTCCTGAGAAAGCCACTGTACGACCCTGTTTATGATAGGGGCATAGCTCATAAACAAAACAGCCGCGATTGAGAAGGATTGAAGCTGGGATAGGGGAGTGGCCGACATTGGATCTTGAGGGCTGTTTACAAGACTCCTGGCAGGAAACCCGCAAAGTGATGGCAGCAGACAGGCAGAAACACCTTGGCCAAGTTCGATTTCCTCTGGCCCACTCACGATAACCGTGAAGTAATAAGTTCTACCTCAATCTTTATCCAGCAATCTCTAcaatacaacaaaatcaaacaaacttaCCGAATGGATTTGTACCGGTCGATgattaatcaaataaaatcgATTTCGCTGTTTGCTGACTTTCAAACAACCATGTTCATATTTCCGTTTTTCTACCGCAcacaaaattataaataaatacataaatgTTCTTTCTCCCCTTGCCAGACAGAGTCTTGCTGGTGAGCTTTCCGTATTCCGCATTCGCAACTTGGACGCACCGTGtggcaacgacgacgacaagtGATTGACCTTTATGTTCCCCACCCGCTTTAAGGAGACGTGCGCGCGATTCTTGTAAACTAAATTAGCTCATTATGTGTActttcgtgttttttgtttgtttgttacatCTTCCCATCTAATCCTCGTGTCGTATCATATTTGCCTGTCTGTGAATCAATGCAGCGCGTACCGCGCGGAGTCCGTAGGAAGAAAGCTGTTTGATGTTATGGAAGTCTATTGCgattaaaaaaaacgccatGGCTCAAACAAAATAATAGTCAATATTAAAATTGTCtcttaaaagcaaaaaaaaagattggcATCATGCAATGTTCATCTCCTAGCTTGACATCATTAAACAAGTCACAACAATTTAAGTAAATCAAAACTTTGCTTCAAACCTTTACGGTAAAACATAGCGGCACACAGTTTTGTGGgtattgagagagagagagaaagttaAATTACGCGATAAATTAGAGAAGCAAATTTACAGAGTCCAGCACACGTTGAGAAAATCATCGAAGGAGTTTTAGTTTTAAACATTTTGACAAATTCGATAAAATTTCACTTctctttgttttccctttaCGAAAAATCTAATTACTCCCTCCTCGCGGAAAAATGCATCAAAGCCCAATACTACCTCCGACTCCGACCGTCCCCAGATCGATCTATGTGTTTGGGGGGCGCTAAACTGACAATGACACGACAAGGCGCTCACGACGACGAGACTGACTTGCTACCTGCTTCCTCTATCATTAAATTGTTCTACTAATAAGGGAGttgtttgttggtggttttttgaAGAGGAGGTTCCATGGAGGCTTGCAGAATGCGCACCGGGTAGGATGGGAATCACCCGCGCTTTAGGAATCCTTATTCTTCTCGTAGAAATCGTCCAAATACTTTTTGTACTCGACCTGGTTCGGCCACAGCTGAGATGCCTGCGAGTTCAGTGGGCTATCGTTGTTCGGTTCCCCGAGCAGGGATTGGATCGAGAGCAGGATCGTCCGCACGTCGTACAGGGCGGACCATTTGTCCTTCAGGATGTCAAGGCATATCGAACCGCTGAGGTCGACGTTCGGGTGAAAACAGGGCGTGATGAACTTGACGTTCGGGGCCGAGTACGGGTACGAGTTGGGGaattccagcagcagcttgtACTTCTGGCCCTTGTACACGGTGTCGTCCGGGCCGCTGATCGTGCCGATCCATTTGAAGAAATTTTCACCCTCCGGAAAGGCAGAGATGGATTTTTCCGACGACAGCATCAGCGCCATCAGCTCTTTCTGGAGTCTGTTGCAAAAAGGAAAGGGAGGGGGTAAGATTAGTAAAATCTTCCGGGAGTCGTGACGGTTTAACAACTAAGAAATTGGAATTTTGTAATAACGTTTGATACAAGCGAGGTAAACCTATTCAAAATAGCCCGCTATTCCTTTTCATAACATCCCTAGCTATTttgcttttgcattttttttattttttcaagttCTTTTCGCTTTAAATTTCACAATAATTGTACCGCAAACTATCCGAATTTGTTTCGGATTTTATTACTGTTTTATATTCGGTCACTTATTAGACGACCTTACAACattattttaatgtaaaaaatcatttgaataaaataagttATTACGTCTTGGGGTACACCACCTGAGACAGCTTTGAGGACCATAGGTTTTAGATAATGATCTTGATGAACATGAGATATACAAAATATCTGTAAATTGATGTGAAGCATatttttacagaaaaaagaTGATAATAAAGTTTACATGCATTATCAATAATCACTAATTAAATCCAATAGCTATGTGAAAAGCTGAAACCCGAAGGGTCAATGAACTCTTAGCTATGCGATGAATTTCACATCCGACGACATTCTTCACACCATTTTACACAACACCTGTGCTCTCTGGCACATATTCTGCTCCGAAATGCTGTAAACCATTTCTTATCCATCTAGTGACTGGATGATTTCAtattaaaagtaaaattttcTGCTTTTCACCATGGAAACAAGGGATGGATCATCAATATCGTAGGAGGCATCGAGAAACCGTTACCATTTTTAAAAAACAGTTACGCGAAGAATGCGAGACGCGCGTAACGCCATGACAGATAGGGTTCCTCACTTCCTCTTTTCCTTAATCTTTCCTCGCCCCTCCCCCAAGACAATCGATCTGATGATGCTCCAGAAAgggtgggtggggggaagGAGGGTGGTGGGAACACACTTGAATGCAATagcaatgaaataaatttagaTGGCTGGTTGCACTCGTCACTTTTACATTTGGAAAACATTATCCCGGTGAAGTAAAATGGAGGGGCACTCCGGTCATTTGCAAAGACGGTAAGGGAATGAACCGCTTAACCGCGATGGAGTCATCGCCATCTGGCGCAGATGGTCTGTGATCTGCGGACGCGCGCGCGTTTCGAAGCGGAAGTATCGAGGGCGGGCGGTAGTTTGACCTCCCGGTCAACACAATTTCTGGGCATGTCAACACACTTCCAACATGCTGCATTTGCGTTCTTCCACTCACCTTTTGCTAACGGCCTGGTTATTGTTGTTTATCAACGCCTCATCGCTCTGTTTCGATGGGTTCGACGACTGTGCGCGCTCCGGGTTGATGTTTTGGGCCATTCTTCCTCCGCTCTAGATGCACGTTCCTCCTACGGGTGTTTCCCTCCTGCGGGCGTTTCTCTTTAGGTTGCGCTACTATAATCTTCCCCAGCACACAAGTACCGCACACAATCAGATGGTGAATAGATGCAGTCGCTCCTCCGTGCTACTGCACCCGCGTACTTCCGCCTGACTTCCTTTCTTGCCTGCGGCTGGACCAAACGCGCGATAATTACGCTGATACAGGCGTTCTGCTTCGTTAGCGACGCCTTCAATCGTTCCTTTACAACAGatacagctgctgctgctgctggatgcaaGAGTCTGGAGAGTTGTTGCTTTTAGCACACACTCCACTACGGTTCCGTGCCACACACGCCCAGAGCTTTGCTGCCGAACTTACATGGAACGCGCACACAGTTTTCTATTTCCCAATGGCGACACAGCGATGCGAAAAATGCGGCTGCACAATTGGTTGGGCTAGAACTGTACACTGACCTTTCTACGGGCTTCACTCGTCGGTTCGATTTGTAAAATCACTTTCGTCAAACAGCACAGTGTAAACTAGCGATTGTGATGCGTTTCGCTCTTTTCTTTGCTGCAACAATCGCTTACTTTCGTTTCAGTTTGCTGAGTCTGGCATTTAATCGTTTCCGAATGGGGCGAGGATGCTTGCTTTGGAGGGGTGTAAGTTTTGCGTTTTTCACCACTGGTTGAAAGATCCGGTTGCGATCCCACTGAGGGAAAAAGAGGAACACGTGAATTTATCAACGTTCTACAGACATAGAACAATGAGTGTGGATAGTTTTGAGGTTTTTACGAACATACAATAGCTTGCCGGGAATTTAACGTTCAAAGGAGTAGAAAAAATGTGTAGAACATTCCATAAATTACCGTTACGGGCTTGGCCTTTTGAATTACTGGCTTCGAAGTAACGCATTGTCAAAGGGCCCGCTTGACAGACGTTATGTGCGTTAGCTTCTAAAGTTTCGTGTACACGTGTgcagtttaattaaattattttaaaccgTTTATTTTTAGAGGCTCTGGGTCGTGTAATCTAATGACCCAACGATGATGAGTATTCAAAATACTTTAACAACGAAGAACTGAGTTCAAATGCCATATAGACAGCTGTTACTAAATCAAAATTGAAGATCCTCCTTTTTTctatcttcttctgctttggtGACAACTTGCCTTAGTGGAACCAACCTGACTCACTTGTTAAATTCAGTTCGTCATTTGTGGGCATTTGTGTGACATCGTTAATCCTTCAAATCAATCCGACAATATCAAATTTAATCCACTGGTGTTGTAGAGATCTTATATTTTTGGCGTTTACGTGTAAATGCTGCTAAATGTGTGTGAAGTATTTATATACCTTGATCGTAACGCTTCGGGAGTTTTGACATCAACAAGCCAAACAAAATTTTGCCAAACGGagcaaatcaaaacatttGGTGCCGTTTCGCGTTCCTCGCGAACTCTATCCATATTTTGCACGTTTTTCAGAATCGATTTAGTTAATCTTTACAACAATTGATTACAAGAAAGGTTAACGTTTTGTTGTTTACAAAAATGGTGTACATCCATTTTCCATCGAACTTAACCGAGGAGGAACTGATGCTGCAAGCTAAATATGCCAAgctaagaaagaagaaaaaagccctGCAAGCACTGAAAGCACCGAAACAggaaccggaaaagaatctgCTACCCAAACGGCCAGCTGATGCGCGTGATGCACGGGAAGTCGCCCGAAAGCTGCTCAAAAGTGGCGCCATACAAGCGATACAGAAACCGCAGCCCAAACAGGAGGCTTCGTTCAAGCGCCCGAAAGGACAGGAACGGAAACGGACACAGCCGGAAATGTCACCCGCAGGACAGTATCAATCGTTCGGTGCGTCTACAGAATTCGAAAGCACCAGCTCGACGGCTTCCACGTCCAGCGCAGTGGTTGCAAGTTCGACCACACCAATCGAAAGCCCGAACAGTCCTGCGGAGAAGGAAACGAGCCGTGTACAGAACCTCTACCAACAGTTTGCAAACGAGCGCGAAAAGGACGATCAGACGGACAAGTCCAAACCAGCGGGTATCGATCCATCAAAGGATAAACCACGATCCGGTAATACGGTGTACGTTTCCGGCAACAAGGTGACTGAGAACTTTCTCAAGAAGCACTTTAGCGATTTTGGGGAAATCCTTAACATTTCGATGGAGATCGAGAAGGGGCGAGGATTTATAACGTTTTCTAAAACGGAATCGGCCGACAAAGCGATAAGTGAGCTGCATTCCAAGACGGTCGGTGGTATACAGCTGCAGGTGCAGCTGGCACGCCGTCAGCCACAAATTAACCCAATCAACGATGCTGGTTCTTCTGCTGTGTGGTCTGCTTTGGCCACCAACCGCTCGCAAAAGGGCAAACACAAGGACAATCGTGAGCTGGTTTGTTACGATCATGATGATATATTTTGAGAGGGCGAAGTCTTCAATAATTTCTGGGACACACATGTCACGGGGTGGAATTTATGCTGATCAGAAGTCTGTAGGATGTAtaataaaatgtattttacATTTCCACGAGCTGCAAaaatcgtatttttttttccaacaatAAATGTAAAAAGAATCGTAATCGGTTGGAGTATTCTTCCTGCCTACCAAACCCCAGTGAAAATAGTCACACACTGCAATGGGACAACctacacacacaagcaaatgCATTGAAAATGACAGCAAGGAATTGAATTGTttacgcaaaacaaaaattggtcGCACGACAGCTGTTCAcggaaaaacataaaaagcaGGATATTTTGGTTGCTTCTAGTCCAAAACAGATTCGGAGACAACTTTAGTCGTCATGATGAACTCGGAGATGAGCAGCAGCATGCATTCGGGACGCCCGGAAAGTGATTTCAGTATCGAATGCTTTCAGAACTACACTGCTCCGGAAGTGTTCGTCCAAGGATTGGCCGGTTTGGTCAACCAAACGGATGTGGAAGTTATGATACGAGCGCAGAAACAAATGTAAGATGCTTGGTGCCACGAGTTTGATGCGAGAGgaaaaaatactaacgcaCCCACCCTTTCAGGTTGCAACGCTTTGAGAAGACAAATGAAATGCTGCTCAACTGTAATGCGCTCAGTGCCAGCCGTCTGAAGATAGCTACGGATGATTTTAAAAAGCACACGAAGCTGCTGCACGACATGAAAAAAGACTTGGATTACATTTTCCGCAAGATACGGACGATAAAGACGAAGATCGGTAACCAATATCCGTCGGCATTCGCTGAAGCGGAAGCCAAGAACAAACCGATTAGCTTCGATGAGGAAGATGAAATCGATACGGCCAGTCGGGCAGAAACGTTGGATGAGAAAAAGGAGCAACCAGTGGATGGTGGCACACCGTCGGCCGCATCGACTCCCGTGAAGGTGTCGTCTGCTGGGAAGGGAAAACCATCCACCAGCAAGACGGTCGATACGGACGGTGGTGTGAAGGAGCGGAAGAAAACGCTAGCAAGTGGAAGCAGGGAAAATTCAACGGTGGGATATGTGAAAATGGAGCAGAGTCCAGAGAATCGGAAATCCGGTGGCGGTGCATCTAGTAGCGGAGAGCAGAAGCGCCGCTCGTTCCGATCGGCACACAGCAGCTCGACGGATAATTCTAACGATTCTTCGGATTGTACGTCAGACACGGGATAGGAAGCGGCATAAAAGGAAAGCCTAGGAAGGACGgtgttatttatttgttaaTTTAAATGATCTCAACCATTCAGCTGGCGGGGGGACGTAGTTAGAGCGACTTTGCCCATTTGTTCGGTGCCAGAGTAGGTTTATTTTGAtgttaattattattaaacacATTAGTTTGACACAATGGagcgaaataaataaataaaggagtggaaaaattacaaaaaattgTGCTTTTCGAACGAAAGAAAGGCTCTTCTCTGTCTTGTAATGAGTGCAATCGatatttttgctctttttgttGTCTATTTACattgagttttttgttgttgtcatcAAGGTATATAGATATAgataaatacatacaccttggttatAATCGAAATAAACAATCGATCATGTCAAATTTGACACTTCTCCGTTGGCTTTTGTTGTGATACGGCAGCGCCTCCGATACGCCTCCGCGATAGTTTGATTTTTACGCAAATTGCAAGCAAAATATCGCAAAAACAACGCGTTAAATGTCTAAAGCTAAAAACCCggaagaagatgatgatgattgtgacGACGATTGGTTCAACAAGGATGAAGATGATTTTGTTGTAAACATACCTAACaaatctgctgctgctaagggcaatggtgatgatgaaggAGGCGCCAAAGAAGAAGCCACCGGACCGGGAACGTCCGTAAGGGAAATGTTGGACAATTTAAAGTTCGCCCTGAACGGTGAGTGTCGAGAGCGTTTTATCATGCATATCATTCGTTACAtctccccatttttttttctccccctgtATCGGTAGACGAAGGTGGCAATTATGTGGACTCGATCAAGCCCGCCGCATCGAGTCGAACGGCCAAGTTCGAGCTACCGAAAGGTGCGCCCGGCAAGTACGTACAAACCATTCCACTAACGAAGCTTACCAACATACTGGAAAACGAAACACTGTCAATGTTTGCCGATATTTACGTACAGAGGGAAGAATTTCTCGCCACGCTGACGAAGAAAACGTACGGCGAAgagttgctgctggtgttgatgAAAATTATGAACAGACTCAGCACGATTCCGCTGTACGAAACGGTCAAGCAGCTGTTTGAGATATTGGTGGGTCAGCCACAATTTTGGGACCAACTGCTCAAGTTTTTCCAGCAACCGGCcgaaggagaaaagaaaaagaagaaaaaaagcaaaattgtTCGTCCGACCATTTCGCGGATTGATATGATGGATGTGCTGTTGAAGTTTGTGGCCGAAACAAAACTACACCTGCCGCTGTTACCCCAGCGTATGGTGGAGTTTTGTGATAAGTTGAGCCGAATCTCCTCACCGGACGATAAGAAACAGCTGGAACAGTTGCAGGAACTGATGGTACAAAACCACCAGCCGGCTGCAGAACGAACTACCAAGCAAATCAGTGTAAGTGTACCGATAGAGTGATGTGCGATTGTGCGCTGGTAATGatttggaaatatttttctcgctcatttTACCAGATTTATCCTACCATCAACGATCTGAAGGATGGTGCTGCTCCCACGATGAATCTGCAGCAAAACATCGTGAAAGGAGCGTATCAAAACGTCAAACA
It contains:
- the LOC118509944 gene encoding ubiquitin-conjugating enzyme E2 C, giving the protein MAQNINPERAQSSNPSKQSDEALINNNNQAVSKRLQKELMALMLSSEKSISAFPEGENFFKWIGTISGPDDTVYKGQKYKLLLEFPNSYPYSAPNVKFITPCFHPNVDLSGSICLDILKDKWSALYDVRTILLSIQSLLGEPNNDSPLNSQASQLWPNQVEYKKYLDDFYEKNKDS
- the LOC118509943 gene encoding kxDL motif-containing protein CG10681 produces the protein MMNSEMSSSMHSGRPESDFSIECFQNYTAPEVFVQGLAGLVNQTDVEVMIRAQKQMLQRFEKTNEMLLNCNALSASRLKIATDDFKKHTKLLHDMKKDLDYIFRKIRTIKTKIGNQYPSAFAEAEAKNKPISFDEEDEIDTASRAETLDEKKEQPVDGGTPSAASTPVKVSSAGKGKPSTSKTVDTDGGVKERKKTLASGSRENSTVGYVKMEQSPENRKSGGGASSSGEQKRRSFRSAHSSSTDNSNDSSDCTSDTG
- the LOC118509942 gene encoding negative elongation factor E, giving the protein MVYIHFPSNLTEEELMLQAKYAKLRKKKKALQALKAPKQEPEKNLLPKRPADARDAREVARKLLKSGAIQAIQKPQPKQEASFKRPKGQERKRTQPEMSPAGQYQSFGASTEFESTSSTASTSSAVVASSTTPIESPNSPAEKETSRVQNLYQQFANEREKDDQTDKSKPAGIDPSKDKPRSGNTVYVSGNKVTENFLKKHFSDFGEILNISMEIEKGRGFITFSKTESADKAISELHSKTVGGIQLQVQLARRQPQINPINDAGSSAVWSALATNRSQKGKHKDNRELVCYDHDDIF